The Flavobacterium praedii genome window below encodes:
- a CDS encoding RrF2 family transcriptional regulator, whose translation MLSHKTKYALKALLYLAQQDENHISRTIEIAEGASIPKKFLEQILLDLKRGHFVGSKQGKYGGYYLLKDKETITLADIHRLFDGAIALLPCASLNFYERCSDCVSESECSLRHGLVAIREETLKAMQGITIASLVKK comes from the coding sequence ATGCTTTCACATAAGACCAAATATGCCCTTAAAGCGCTTCTTTATTTAGCACAACAAGATGAAAATCACATTTCAAGAACCATTGAAATTGCGGAAGGCGCATCCATTCCAAAAAAGTTTTTGGAACAAATCCTTTTGGATTTAAAAAGAGGACATTTTGTAGGCAGCAAGCAAGGAAAATATGGCGGATATTATCTTTTAAAAGACAAAGAAACAATCACTTTGGCCGATATTCATCGATTATTTGATGGTGCAATAGCGTTACTTCCTTGTGCCTCCTTAAATTTCTACGAGCGTTGTTCCGATTGTGTAAGCGAGTCGGAATGCTCATTACGACACGGGTTAGTGGCTATTCGAGAAGAAACTTTGAAAGCCATGCAAGGCATAACAATTGCCTCATTGGTGAAAAAATAA